The sequence GCAGCTAACCGATCAGTCAAAAACCACCGAAACGCATACCGAACCGGAAGGCATTTTTGCCAATGCCAACTACGTTACGGTTGAATCGGACAGGCAAGTCGCCTGGCTGGGCGGGAAAACCGGCCCCGGCAACATCGACATCTGGAAACTAAAACTCGACGGAACCGGCAAAAATATAGAGCGTCTAACCCACTTTAATGACTATGAAGGCTGTAAAGCGTCGAATTCCGTCGTGTCAACCGATGGGAAATTTATGGCTTTTCAGTCGGCAAAATCATCTGATCCGGCCGGAGTCGGCTACGGCGTACTGCTTTACTGGTTCAACAAATGAGGTGCATCTTATGTAGAAACACGTGGACCACCCTTTGCGGCCCAACCCTATATAAGGCGATTTGATTTCAGACTTTCTAAACCCAACAACCATGAAAATCAATCACTATTTACTTGCGTTGCTGCTGCTGGCCTCCGGGGTCGTACTTGGGCAAACCGGCGCGGCAAAAAAAACAGCTGCCAATAGCACCAAACCAGATCCGGGTAGCTATGATGGCACCTGGTGGAATCGGGCACCCGTCCGGCTCATTCAAACCAACCTGCGCGAAACCGATGCGTTAATGAATACCGATGCCTATGTGCAGTCGATGGTCGATGCTTCGGCCACCGTAGTGATGTTAAACGTGGGCGGTATTGTGGCGAATTACCCGACCACGCTCGATTATCACTTCAAAAATCAGTTCATGAAAGGCGGTGACCTGGTCGGCGATCTGGTAACCAAGCTCCACGCGAAAGGCATAAAAGTGATCGGTCGATTTGACTTCAGCAAGATCAATGAAACATACGCCCAAAAGAAACCGGAGTGGCTGTATGTCGGCACGAACGGAAAGCATGTACATTTCAACGGGCAGGTTCATACCTGCCCCAACGGCGGCTATCAACAGGAATATGGCTTTGAAATACTAAAAGAAGCGATCACGAAGTATCCGCTCGATGGCATTTTCTTCAACATGATCGGCTACACGACAACCGATTATGGCGGTACTTACCATGGCATCTGCCAGTGCGACAACTGCAAAAAACGCTTTCAGACCGAAACCGGCATGACCCTTCCGGTAAAAGCAGACATGAACGATCCGGTCTTCCGACGGTATAATACTTTCAAAAAAACCACTGCCGACGAGCTTTTCTATAAAATTGGTGATTACGTTAAAAAACTAAATCCGAACCTGATTGTCAATACTTACGCCGATGCAGGTGTCGACATGATTCGTGACGAGTCGAGCTCCTGGTTGACCGATGAATACGAATGGAATTACTCCGGCACAGACCATGTAAAACGTGTGCTAGGCTCTTACAGGGACAAAACACCCAGCAACGTCTTCATCTATTTTATTGCCATACCGTTTCGGCACACGGCGACCTCACCCAATATTGGCCGGGTATGGTTGCTGGGCAACATGCTCAACGGGGCTCCACTCGATTTCAATGTTATCGGCACACTGGTCAATCAGGACGACCGCGTGTTTATTCCGATTCTGAATGACCTGTATGGCTTTCATAAAAAGAACGAAACGTTTTTTACGAATCTTAAACCGGTGAGCCATGTCGGCCTCATCAAAGGCACCGAGAAAGAGTACCGAGGGATGATTAAACTGCTCTCCGAAGAGCACATCATGTACGATATCATCGAGCCATTGACCATTGGCAGCAAATCAGCCCCACGTCCGTTGCAGGACTACGACGCGGTTATTCTGGGTGATCTGCCCAATATGAGTGATCAGCTGACCGCTCAACTTGACGAGTACGTACAAAAGGGGGGGAAACTATTGGTTACAGGTTTTAGCTCAACGAATGATGAAACGGGCAAACCCCTGAAAACGATACGACTTAAATCGCTGGGTGTATCGCCCGAATACGATCTATTCCCCAGAACAAATTCGACCTATCTGCAAGTGTCGGCCAGCGACAAAAAAACACTGGGAGCCGACGGCTTCAAAGACCTCGATCTGATCATGCTGTATTCTGACTTCATGAAATGCAAACCCAGCGGCTCTTCACAGACCTACATGAAACTCGTACCCGCCGTTCGGTTCGGGCCACCCGAAAAATCGTATTTCACCGATAATGACATCACCGATTCGCCCGGCCTGATCAGCAATTCGTACGGGAAAGGCAAAACGGTTTTCATTCCCTGGCGTCTGGGCACCCACTATGAATTCAAGGGTAATCACGGGCACCGGGCTTTGTTTACGGCGGCTTTGCAAACGGTCTTACAAACACCGAGCTCGATAAAAACCAATGCATCGCCCCTCATCGAAATGACGCATATGTCCAATCGAAATGACGCTTTTGAATGGATCGGTATGATCAATCACTCCGGCCAGATTGGGGCGTCGTTGCGGGAACCAATTCCCATTCAGAACACGACGATTCGGTTCAAGCCAGCCAAACCGGTAAAGCAGCTAAAGCTCGCCCGGTCGGACAATAATCTGAAATTTACCCAAAGCAATGGATGGGTAGAATGCGTGGTGCCACAAGTAGATGATTTCGAAATGCTGGTTTGTCTGTATCAGTAAGTACAAAAAATCATCATGAACGATAAAACGATTGGCGTAATTGGCACCGGCCTGATGGGGAATCCAATTGCAAAACACCTGCTGAATGCCGGGTACACCGTACTTGTCCATAACCGAACCAAAAGCAAAGCCGATTCGCTCATGGAAATGGGTGCGACCTGGTTCGACACTCCGGCTGCCCTTGCCGAACAGTCTGATGTAGTGATCACCATGATTGGTTACCCGAAAGATGTAGAAGCTTGTTACTTTGGGGCCGACGGTGTGTTTCAGGGTATAAAGTCGGGGGCTGTTACTATTGACATGACAACGACCAAACCCAGTCTGGCCGTCCAGATCGCACAACATGCCGCTACGCTTGGTGTCGATTCCATTGACGCGCCCGTATCGGGTGGCGAGGTAGGCGCGATCAACGGTACGCTGTCAATTATGGTTGGTGGCAAAAAAAGCGCTGTTGATCGGGTAATGCCGGTTTTTGAGGCATTTGGCAAAAATATAATCTATCAGGGCCCGGCCGGAGCGGGTCAACATACGAAAATGTGCAACCAGATCACGATTGCCGGAACGCTGATCGGCGTGTGCGAAGGGCTGATCTACGGCCGTAAAGCAGGACTTGATTTAACGACCATGCTTCAATCGATCAGCAAAGGGGCCGCAGGTTGCTGGAGTCTGGATGTGCTGGCTCCTAAAATCGTAAAAGGCGATTATTCGCCGGGCGGCACGATCGATAATTTTGTCAAGGATATGGGCATTGCCCTCGAAGAAGCCGAAACCATGCAGTTGTCTTTACCGGGACTGGCGTTAGTCAAACAACTGTCTTTATCCATCCAGGCAATGGGCAAAGGTTCGCTGGGGAATCAGGCGCTGTATCTTGCCCTTGAAAAACTGTCAAATATGGATTCCAAAGCCGTTTCATGAACACGGCGTCTAAAAGAGCACAAAGTTTCTGTTTAGTGACGAATAAAACGCGAATTCTTCGTCGTGATAGTGCCTCTGTGTTTTAATTTCGCGCCTTACTCCCCTTGCTATTATGAAAAACACGCGTGTCCTCATTGCCCCGAATGCGTTTAAACACAGCCTCAATGCTATGGATGTAGCCCTGGCCATTCAGGAAGGATTACAGAAAAGCCGTCTCGACTGTGTATGTGAGTGTTTTCCGGTGGGCGACGGCGGTGATGGAACGGGCGAATTGATGATAAAAAAACACAACGGTTCAATTGTTTCGGCAGAAGTCAATGACCCGTTCAACCGAAAGATCACATCGTCATTCGGCTTAGTCAATGATGGCGAGACAGCTATTATTGAAATGGCCAATGCATCAGGGCTTCACCTGGTCAAACCCGAAGAATTAGATCCACTACGGGCTACGTCGTTCGGAACGGGTGAACTGATCAAACTGGCGCTCGACAAAGGCGTCACGAAGATTGTACTGGCTATTGGTGGTTCGGCTACGGTTGATGGTGGCACTGGCATTTTACGGGCACTCGGCATTCGTTTTCTGAATGCAGCCGGGCAGGAACTAACAGCGCCCGAAAGCCTCACCGAACTGGCCAGCATCGATGTTTCCGGGCTCGATCAGCGGATTTTAGCCTGTGAGGTCAGTATTCTGTGCGATGTCGACAACACGTTAGTTGGCGATCACGGTTCTGCTGCCGTTTTCGGCCCGCAAAAAGGAGCTACCCCCGATGGCGTAAAAAAACTGGATACCAGTCTGCGGAAGTTTGCCGAGGTGGCCCTGGCTCAGACCGGAATTGATATGACACTCATCAAACACGGTGGTGCAGCCGGAGGTGTGTCTGCGGGACTTTACACATTTTTCAATGCCAGACTCGTCAATGGCATCGATTTCTTCCTCGACTTTACCGGTTTCACCGAAGCCGTGGCTAAAGCCGACGTTGTCATTACCGGCGAAGGCAGCATCGACGAACAGACCCTGCATGGTAAAGGGCCGTTTGGTGTTGCTTTCCAGGCGAAACGGAAAAATTTACCCGTAATTGGCCTTGCCGGAAAAATTCCGCTTGAACAAAACGAGAAGCTAAATCAGTATTTCGATGTATTACTGGCCATTGGAAACGGGCCTACAGACATCACGACAGCACTTAAATACACGAAAGAGAACCTGATCCGTACAGCCTGGCAGGTTGGCAATCTGCTTGCTAACTAATCGTTCTATTTCCAATCATTTCTTCCATAAAAAAGCTGATCATGGCAGATGAACGTCTGCCATGATCAGCCTGAACTAAAATACAAGTAACGGCTAGTCTCAGTGATCGCCGTAGCGTTTTTCACCGGCGGCAATCGCTACGGTCAGTTTGTTTTCCTTCGGCGGTGTTGGGCAGGTTGCATAGGGCGTGAAGGCACAGGGCGGATTCGTGGCTTTATTAAAATCCAGATAGGTGTAACCGTCAGCATCCGGGCCAGGCGCATCCAGGAATCGGCCACCGCCATACGTGTCATGTTTATTGGTCTGATCGGCGAAAACGAAATGCAATCGGCTGGTTGTTCCGGTAGCATCCAGACTATATTCTTTGCCGTTTACCGTAAACAGTAACCTCCCCGGCGACTCCTGATCACTTACCCGGCCTGTAATGTCGGTAATGGCAATTTTCTTCCCAGGCGTAGGCACGAATTTCGCTTTTACCCGCCAGTCTGTACTGATTGGATAGGTGTCGATTCCCTTAAACTCTTTCAGATACGGGCTTTCCAGGTCGCGCAAACGAATGGCGTATTTGTCGCCCCGCTGAATGACGAACCAGCGCAGGGACTTGTGTTTCAGCACAATGGGTTTGCCCGTGTAAGGAAAAATATCGAGACTGGTGACAGGCTTATCGCCCTCAAAAATCTGAGATCCGGGTGTCGTTTCAAGGGTGACTTTCCCCTTTTTCAGGATGATTTTACCTAACTGTGCATCACTGTGATCGGCCGGGAACACAATGATATTTTTATCACTACCCCCAAAAGTATTTTCACCTTCGTTGAGCCAGAATAACCCTGCCAGATTAAGCCATCCTTCTTCTTTTTTGAGGTCTTCTACCCGTTTTGCGTGCCACAGTTTGATTTCCTCTTCATACGAAGAGTCGATGGTGAACGCCAGCAATAACAGCGGTAACAGCAACAGCCAGTTCATTTGTTTTTTCATGATCGTATCTAGTTAATTGGTTGAACGTTTTATACTAATTGTCTTTAGACAAATTGGGTAATTGAGGTATTATGGTGTCGGTTTCTGAAAACCGACACCATCGTATTGGTTATAAAGGGAATAAGGTTTTGTCGCCAAACTGAGCCGTAGCGTGCAGGTGGGTAGCGTACTCCTTTGTTTTTGCCGCATCCCCTTTCTGCTTGTAGACCCTATAAAGCCCCCAATATGCATTCGCCGAATTCGGATGTCGTTCCAGTAACTGGGTATAGGCCGCGATCGCTTTATCGTATTGATTGGCTTTCAGATGCGTCTCAGCCAGACTGATCAGCACGGGACGCGCGTAGGATGGGGGTTCGCTATAGCCCAGATCATCTTCTTTTTTCTTCGCTTTTTCTAGTAATGCAATAGCATCACTGTACTTATTTTCGGCGCTTTTAATAACGCCCTGCAACTCCAGTGAGGCTACGTTTAGATCGTTCAGGCGTCGGATCGTGATCACATCGTCGGGTGTTTGCTGATTGGCATTTCGCCAGAGCGACGCATCCAGCGCATCGGCAAATCGTTTAGCATCCTCAATCCGATTGTTTTTAACCGCATCCATACCCGAAGCGAAGTAGTAAAGCCCGTCTTTGTAGGCGATGGCTTTGGTCGTGTACAGGCTGTCTTTGTCGAGTTTAATGGCGGCCAGGCGGTCGGCAGCCTTTTTATAAAAGCCAAAACACAATTCCATTTTTGCCGGAGCAATCACGCCCTGATAGAAAAAGCGGCCTTCATATTTGCGTTTCCGCTCTTTGGTTGCGGGCATTTTCTGCAGTTTCTCGGCATACTGTAAGGCCGTTGCATAGCGCCCGTCTTCGGCGCAATTCGAGAGCAGGTAGTTGATATTGTGGATATAATTCCAGGCATCGACCTCCGGAATATGCTGCTTTTTCATGTAGGCCGAATCAACCGCCAGCGAAGCCGTGAAGGCATCATACGCCTTTTTATAGTCGCCGATTTTGTAGTAGATATGGCCGGGCATGTGCACCATATGTCCTGAAGCGGGGGCCAGTTTGGGCAGTAATTCAGCACTTTGGACTGCCTGTTCGGGGCAGCAGTTTTCCATCAGGTGAATCCAGTAATGATGCACGGCAGCATTGTTCGGATAGGTTTTGAGCAGATCGCGTAGCAAATACTCCGCATACATCTGGCCCTCACGCGGATTCATCTCGGTATCATAGCCACCCATTTTACTTAGGGCCAGAAACAACTTGGCATCCACATCAGCAGGGTATTTATGCACAATTACCTCCAGTTTTTTCTGGTATCCCTGCTTGCCGTTCTCACTATCGGCATCGCGTAACAGAATCCCTTCGGCATAGAGTTTCTCGCGCTCCGAAGCCGATTCTTTCAGTGCTTTCAGTTTCCGGATCGCCAGCTTTTTATCCGCATTAAAATCATTTCCTTCAATGGCTCCGATCGCACTGTATAAGCCCCAGTAGGGCATAATAGCCGTTGAATCGTACCGAATGGCTTCTTTAAAGGCACGATAGGCCTCAAAATCCCAGAAGCAATGCAGCAAGGCCACACCCTGATTAAAAAAGGTCTGGGCCTGTTTCGACGACGTTGTGATCCTGAACTCAACAGCTCCAATGCCGGTGATCTGTTCAGGGGCGGGAAGATTGTGTACATAAACCGTTTCTTTTCGGTAATCCTGAATGTGAGCCAGATGGCTATGACCGAGATCGTGGCTATCGCCATCATGCACATCGTGCTGATGTTCAGGCTGACGGACGCGCTGTCCCATCGCGCTAAATACAATCAGACAACCGACTAAAATGCGTAGTATCATGGATAAAATCAGGTGTTAATTAGCTCAACAGCAACTTATTCGTTGTGATCTCGGTGTTGGGAAGCGGAAAGGTGTAATTGCTTTGCGAAGGCTCGACCGCCGGAGCGCTGTTCGAACTACTCGACTTGGCCGGTAATGGCAACAGGTTTCGGAGTAAATCATTGGAGCGAAAACCTTCACCCAGCAGCTCGATGCGTCGTTCTTTCAGTATCGTGCCAATCAGCGACGACTGGGCTCCTACGGCAGTCGCCGGGAACGTGTAGCTGGCATCCGAACGGTTTCGAACAGCTTTGAGCAAATTGGTAGCTGTTGCCAGATCGCCCGTGCGGGCAGCCGCTTCGGCGTAGTTCAGTAGCACTTCCGAATACCGGATAATGGGCAGATAATCCAGAAACGGAGACGGTTTGTTGTATTTTGTCAGAAACTGAACGCCGGATGCGGTACGTGCAAACGTCCGTCTCGCGTCGGTCGATTTCCATTCGGTGTCGCCCCAAATGCCACTCGGATTCAGGTTGTACTCCGAATTCGCATTAAAGACATACGGAAACGACGACTGACCTGTCACGTTGTCGAGTTCGGTCATCGGAACGGACAGAATCGACTCAGTGCTGGTGTAATTGGTCGTAAAAATTTCGGTGATCGTTTGTAGCTTGTGATTCACGCCCGTAGCCGCCGAATAGGGGGCACTGACCGACACGATCTTCTTCGCTTCCTCAATCACTTTTGCCCAGTTGCCACTGTTCAGGTAAACGCGCGTTTTTAGCGCAATGGCCGTGTTGCGGTGCGCCCTGGTCGTGTTGAGCAGCGCCGTTGAATAGGTGAGCGGAAGGTCGGCTTCGGCTTCATCCAGATCCTTCAGAATCTGGGTGTACACCTCAGCGACCGAACTACGTTTCAGGTCGTTGTTGGCGGTCGTTGTTTCGGCCTGCAAACGAAGTGGCAAACCGGGCGATGCTCCTTTGTTTTCGTTGAACGGACGTGCATAAAGCGTAACGAGGCTGAAATAGCTAAGCGCCCGCGTCAATTTTGCCTCAGCAATGTATTGCTTCGTGAGGGTTGCACTTACTTTGTTCGGATTGTCGGTCAGCCCTTTAATCAGAATATTGGCGTTGTTAATGGTCGCATAAGCTGCCGCCCAGAAACCCGCCACGAAGTTGGAGCCCGAATTCAGGGTCTGATTCCAGGCTTCGTAAGCCGTAAATGTATTGCTCGTCCGGTTGATGAACTCTTCACCGCGAGCTTCCTGATAGGTGTAATAATTCCCGCCGTAAAAATTCGCGTTTTTCAGCGCTTTGTAAATGCCGTTGACCAGACCCAGAATCCGGTCGGGCGTGTCAAACGCATTAGCGCCACTAATTGAGGTTACGGGTGCCGGATTCAACAACTCGGTTTCATTACAGGCCGAGACGGTTAGCAACAGACCAAGGCTAATGTAGCGGCCTGAACGGCCGATGGCTTTACTGAAATTATATGTTTTCATGCGGATCAATACTGGTTAATGTAGCTTATGGCTGTCGTTCATAGCGTTTAGTTTGCGGCCTGCAACTCGCTCACTAAAACATTGACTTTCAAGAAGTACTACAAACGACAGACCATAAACTACAAGCTTTTTTATTTGGTGGAATGCGATATAAAGTCGGCTTAAAAGCCCACGTTGAGCCCAACGGTAAAGGTTCGGGCCTGGCCGATGGAATTTTTCTCTACACCGGGCGTCGTGTTCGAATTACCGTTCGAGGATGATTCCGGGTCAGCGCCTTTGTAGGGCGTCAGCAAAAACAGATTGGAACCCTGGGCGTACACACGAAGCGAGCTAATACCTGTTTTACCAAATAGTGCAGTTGGCAACCGATAGCCGATCGATGCCGTTTGCAGTCGAAGGAAATCACCTTTTTCGGCATTGGTCGACACGGGGAACGACGATCCGGTCGATGTCTGATCATTGTAAACCAGGCGCGGTACATCGGTAATGTCGCCGGGTTTCTGCCAGCGCGTCAGCACCTCGGTCGAGTTGTTATAGGCGCGCTGATCGAGCAGCGTGGCACGAGTACCGTTCATGATCAGGTTACCGCCCGAAAAGGTCAGGTTAAAGCCAGCATCGAAATTCCGGTACTTGAAATTGTTGGAGAAGCCGCCGTACCATTTCGGTAATGCGTTGCCAATCAGGTAATAGTCTGCGCCCGTAATGGCAGGGGCCGTCTTGCCATCCAGGTACGTCCACTGGCTTTCGCCCGGTGCCACAACCTGGCTGTACTGCACTTTTTCGCCTTTGGCATTGATAAAAATGCGACGGCCATTATCCGGATTTACGCCAGCCGTTTTAGCACCATACAAACTCCCCACCGAATAGCCAACCCGCGTAACGTTTGTGGCCTCATAGGCGACCATGGTCGTTCCGACAATGTCGGTATTACCATCCGATAAGGCCGTTACTTTATTGGTCAGATTGGTGTAGTTGAACGATGCATTCCAGGAAAAATCACCTTTTCGAACAACCGTTCCGGTAATCCCCAGTTCAATGCCCCGGTTATACATAGCTCCAACATTACCGAGAATCGAATTACTGGGAATACCTTTCGATACGGCCTGTGGAGCACTCAGAATCAGACCGTTGACATTGTTGTTAAAATACGTCACTTCAACCTGTACGCGGTCGTTGAGAAAGCCCAGATCAGCACCAATGTTCGTCTGATCGCTGGTTTCCCAGCCTAAGTTGGGGTTACCTGCCTGCGAAATCGACCATGTCGGCACATTCCCATACAGCGAGCCACTATACAATTCCAGCGAGCTATACGAATCGCTCAGGTTACCATTACCGACCCGACCCCAGCTGGCCCGGAGCTTAACATTACTGAGCGTTGAAGCCAGTCGTGAGTTTTTATAGAATGGCTCCTCCGACAAGGCCCACCCGGCCGATACTCCACCGAAGTTTCCGTATTTCCGACCAGTCCCCAAGGCTGAGTTACCATCCCGCCGGAAGTTGACCGTAGCGAAATATTTCTTGTTCAGGTCATACGTCAGCCGCGAGAAAAACGACAGATAGGCCCGCTCATTCAGGTCGTTGTTCGAGGCCGTAATCGAACCCCAGTTCCCCTGATAATTCTGAAAAAATGGATCGGACGTCTGCGTCCGGGTTGCCCCCCAGGATGAATTATTGAACTTCTGCACGTCATACCCCGCCAGAACCGA comes from Spirosoma aureum and encodes:
- a CDS encoding RagB/SusD family nutrient uptake outer membrane protein — its product is MKTYNFSKAIGRSGRYISLGLLLTVSACNETELLNPAPVTSISGANAFDTPDRILGLVNGIYKALKNANFYGGNYYTYQEARGEEFINRTSNTFTAYEAWNQTLNSGSNFVAGFWAAAYATINNANILIKGLTDNPNKVSATLTKQYIAEAKLTRALSYFSLVTLYARPFNENKGASPGLPLRLQAETTTANNDLKRSSVAEVYTQILKDLDEAEADLPLTYSTALLNTTRAHRNTAIALKTRVYLNSGNWAKVIEEAKKIVSVSAPYSAATGVNHKLQTITEIFTTNYTSTESILSVPMTELDNVTGQSSFPYVFNANSEYNLNPSGIWGDTEWKSTDARRTFARTASGVQFLTKYNKPSPFLDYLPIIRYSEVLLNYAEAAARTGDLATATNLLKAVRNRSDASYTFPATAVGAQSSLIGTILKERRIELLGEGFRSNDLLRNLLPLPAKSSSSNSAPAVEPSQSNYTFPLPNTEITTNKLLLS
- a CDS encoding tetratricopeptide repeat protein, with the translated sequence MILRILVGCLIVFSAMGQRVRQPEHQHDVHDGDSHDLGHSHLAHIQDYRKETVYVHNLPAPEQITGIGAVEFRITTSSKQAQTFFNQGVALLHCFWDFEAYRAFKEAIRYDSTAIMPYWGLYSAIGAIEGNDFNADKKLAIRKLKALKESASEREKLYAEGILLRDADSENGKQGYQKKLEVIVHKYPADVDAKLFLALSKMGGYDTEMNPREGQMYAEYLLRDLLKTYPNNAAVHHYWIHLMENCCPEQAVQSAELLPKLAPASGHMVHMPGHIYYKIGDYKKAYDAFTASLAVDSAYMKKQHIPEVDAWNYIHNINYLLSNCAEDGRYATALQYAEKLQKMPATKERKRKYEGRFFYQGVIAPAKMELCFGFYKKAADRLAAIKLDKDSLYTTKAIAYKDGLYYFASGMDAVKNNRIEDAKRFADALDASLWRNANQQTPDDVITIRRLNDLNVASLELQGVIKSAENKYSDAIALLEKAKKKEDDLGYSEPPSYARPVLISLAETHLKANQYDKAIAAYTQLLERHPNSANAYWGLYRVYKQKGDAAKTKEYATHLHATAQFGDKTLFPL
- a CDS encoding NAD(P)-dependent oxidoreductase yields the protein MNDKTIGVIGTGLMGNPIAKHLLNAGYTVLVHNRTKSKADSLMEMGATWFDTPAALAEQSDVVITMIGYPKDVEACYFGADGVFQGIKSGAVTIDMTTTKPSLAVQIAQHAATLGVDSIDAPVSGGEVGAINGTLSIMVGGKKSAVDRVMPVFEAFGKNIIYQGPAGAGQHTKMCNQITIAGTLIGVCEGLIYGRKAGLDLTTMLQSISKGAAGCWSLDVLAPKIVKGDYSPGGTIDNFVKDMGIALEEAETMQLSLPGLALVKQLSLSIQAMGKGSLGNQALYLALEKLSNMDSKAVS
- a CDS encoding glycerate kinase, whose translation is MKNTRVLIAPNAFKHSLNAMDVALAIQEGLQKSRLDCVCECFPVGDGGDGTGELMIKKHNGSIVSAEVNDPFNRKITSSFGLVNDGETAIIEMANASGLHLVKPEELDPLRATSFGTGELIKLALDKGVTKIVLAIGGSATVDGGTGILRALGIRFLNAAGQELTAPESLTELASIDVSGLDQRILACEVSILCDVDNTLVGDHGSAAVFGPQKGATPDGVKKLDTSLRKFAEVALAQTGIDMTLIKHGGAAGGVSAGLYTFFNARLVNGIDFFLDFTGFTEAVAKADVVITGEGSIDEQTLHGKGPFGVAFQAKRKNLPVIGLAGKIPLEQNEKLNQYFDVLLAIGNGPTDITTALKYTKENLIRTAWQVGNLLAN
- a CDS encoding DUF1684 domain-containing protein, with the protein product MKKQMNWLLLLPLLLLAFTIDSSYEEEIKLWHAKRVEDLKKEEGWLNLAGLFWLNEGENTFGGSDKNIIVFPADHSDAQLGKIILKKGKVTLETTPGSQIFEGDKPVTSLDIFPYTGKPIVLKHKSLRWFVIQRGDKYAIRLRDLESPYLKEFKGIDTYPISTDWRVKAKFVPTPGKKIAITDITGRVSDQESPGRLLFTVNGKEYSLDATGTTSRLHFVFADQTNKHDTYGGGRFLDAPGPDADGYTYLDFNKATNPPCAFTPYATCPTPPKENKLTVAIAAGEKRYGDH